The Nymphalis io chromosome 3, ilAglIoxx1.1, whole genome shotgun sequence genome contains the following window.
ataatttacaaaggtagtcattataaattatacgcATGTTTCTAAATATGAATTTTCAATATGCatacattactattattattattaaacaactttattgcacactcacaaggaacaaagaaaaaacaaacacaagtaaaaacaaaggaaaaacaaaaacaaaagttcaagagaagccatgcaatataaataaaattgtggacCTCAAAATGATGCGTgcaagggcggtcttatcactcaagtagtgatATCTTCCAGACCCTGCATTAAGATGCTTGCAGGGCCGAACGGGCgagtgcatatatatatatttatatatttacaatacaaacatttataacattaagagtGGACAGAATGAAATGTGAAGGAAGTAAATAGGTAGGGTTACAGAGATAGGTAATAGTTTTTAGTACGAATTTTGAAGATGGAATTAACGGATATCTGATGGAAGTGTATTCCACAGTCTTACTGCCTTTGCCGTGAAGGAGTTAGCATATAGTTTGGAGTGATATATAGGCACACTTAATTCGTTGTCACTCTGGGAGCGAAGATTAAGAAGAGTTGAGTCTGAACCAAGAAAAGTAAAGCGTTCCTTCAAATAGGGAGGAGTACAGGGgtgaaatagaatagaatagaggaGAGAAAGAATATGTAAGTTGGCTTACAATCGAAGATCGCCATCTTGATTGTAAGCCACCTAAGGGAAGAACAATACTCCGAAATACGGTCCAATTTCTTCAATCCAAATATAAAccgtatacaattttttttattattatatatatatatatatatatatatatatatatatatatatatatatatatatcgtatatatatatatatatatataatacggttaattataaaagtttccTGTgacgcaataaaatatttattgatataaattataggtAAGTTAATATATCCAAAAAAGGCGAACTAATTAGAAAAACTGCAGTGAAAATGTTTTGAAACAGGACGAATTATTACAACTTTGATTTTATcctactaaaaaataaaaaatcgcaCGAAGCTTTAACGATATAACGTCACAAGTTCTAAAAGCTGTGGCATAGGAGAGGTGGTAGCGCTAGAACCGGTTCCTTGGTGTACTTGAAGACACATCTTTGGatacctatttattatttttatatctatttagttttctttatcatttaatttcaattttagatttaaaagtTTGGAGTCCCTTAGGCAACAAAAAAAGCTACGAATGATTTTCTAACCAGACAATacagtaaaatgaaaaattttggTACATGTATCAaggttttcttattttaaaaaaatacttattaacttGCAGGCACATATCCGAAAGATCTCGAGGTAGTTTATATAGGGACTCCAAAGCGAGCCACAGAACTCGCTCCTGAATAAAGCTGCTTATATCCATAAGCGATATTGTTACTACCTAGGCGTACCTACCCCTATAATACCACTTTACaactaaaagttaaaatatatataataatcaaataatccCCTGCTTATGattatgaattgtaaatattttgataacaaatattatatatattgtacaccgtaaatcaaaacatttaagTGTCATAATTATTAGTTTGCAGAGTTTTTATGATGATTAAGCTTCTAAACCAGCCACTTGCGCTTGCAAAAACTTGCTAAcgtaataaactatattaaaataaaataaataactaaaattatataacaacatatataattaagtccTTAAAATACTGAGATATAAAGGGTTTAATTTTGCTTGACTAGTATAAAAGTTGCCCACTATCagctttattttcaattttcatttattatggcAACAATCTAACGACGCGATCTGTCTAAAGTGATATTGTCAGCGAGACAGTCGACAGACGTCTATTTGCTTTTGAGTTTTGACAAAACTACGAAATAAGTCATTAATCATCGCTTCATCAGTGGCAACAAACATTGTTTTGAATATAGCAAAAATGGAAAAGGAACTAGATAAGGTTGTGGAAGAAATCATGTCAACCCCAAACGTAAGCGGGTGTTTAGTCGCCGATCATCAGGGTCTCTGTTTAGCGTCGAAGGGCACAGCTCACGTCGATTCTGCGGGCCTCATCGTAGCTCTTTCCGAACAAGCATGCAAAATTCAACCAAACTTGAAACCACCTACCGTCTGCTTGGAAACGGATACTAAAACATGTTTGATACAAAGACATGGTACCATCACGGGAGCTGTTTTTAAACAGAGAGCTTGAAGTTGAAGTatctttttgtttgttaatcGAAAAACTTAACGGCTGTGTTAAGATAACGAGTTTTGTAAAgctatattattctttaaaaatattaaatctttgtaataaaatgtcATTGTTATGACAAagtcataaattattatcaactttAAAGAACCTagtgtaaattttattagtctatatatttataatagtttgaaatttatattttcaatatattataatatctgaaatttaaaattaacctgTTCCATTGGCTTTCACTTTTTTATTCTTTGCTGTTCACTTTATTAAACtatcataacataaattatttagtgaaaaaatgtacatatttgtattattaaaagctcttaataacaataataattttatttaactgtcaatgtaaaaaaaaatatgatcaatattttgtatttcttcATAAAACGATGTTACAACCTCCTCTTGACTGATCTTTGAGGCTAGCCAACTGTGTGAGTGATATAATAGAGCACAAAGACAATTACTTCCTTATTCTGTCACCCTCATAATATAATGGAATGGCAAATATATaagctttacatgctttctgagGCGCTGGAGTCAATCACTGCCATTGCAAGACTCCATTCTAATATTGAGGATATCTCAACCATAAAAACTCGATAACTTTTAATCCCAAATaggtacaataatataataaattttaggcCAAATCTGGAGTTTCAAACCCAGAACTGTGGGATGTGCAGCCTTATAAGTTAGCCACCAGACCAATGAAGCATCCAAACGGACAAtggtattataaacataaaaccaTGTAGACAACTTTTTTAACAGGTTAAAatgaaactaatatttaatatacacacATTTATTTCAGATATGCCTTCCTAATGTTAACATTTATCGACAAGAACAATGCAGTAACCGTAACTACCAACTATATATTTACCATACCATACACTGTTGCAAGCTACCTGTTACACGACTTGAGATGTCACTTTATGCCAAAATTGtccaaaaataacattatttcttTAACAAATGGATGATAAATTTAATGAGAATATTTTGAATCGACATAAATTGACACCTCCATATTTTCTATTGAAGActattatattagaattaataACATTGTGTATTTAACACACATATCCTTAACTAACCAACAAGGAgactaaaaacaaaatagaatgTCTTCAACTTTACAATCATAAATTTAGAATCAGTACAATTGAAGCTGTTTGGTCATATAATATGGCATAGGAAAGGATATGAGTGAGGTtgataattctataaaaaatatatttacttgtgtAAGAATAAATGttatgcaattttattataaggattacattttaattaagaatttactacaaaatgcaaaataaacttggaattaattcaaataaaaagttgATTATTGAGTTGCAAACTCATATACAGACATACcaagtttatttttactaacTTTGAAACTTAAATGCTAATGTGACTAATTTTAAGAATagattctattattatatacaaaactattaaatagatgaatattttcaatgattacgcttaaaaataaactatcatacaataatatgaaaaaaaaattattaaaatgacagaatatttaaattacaaaataattaaattaaggaaGCGcgcaattaaaataatcaagacATTCGTATAATGTTGCCAGGTCTAAAATAAAGTTGGacgaagtatttttatataaataaaacttactggCAACACTAATATCCAAATATAAACAATCATAAACAATGTTGGCGGCGTGAGCAAAGTTTTTAACCTAGATATAACATTACCTATAGACTAGGGTCTTTCTATGTGCATAATACTTCTTTATATCCAATGccttttttctatatattttataaaaaaatatcaatcgtTAAcagtgatttttaaaatatcgtattACAATCAGATATATTAACAGAttaatgttacattattttaaattttcatattatccAAGACAATTTTTAAACTCAAAGGAACACAACACTAAGTTGATTTGTTTTCGAACTTTCTATTATTCAttgttctaaaatattattttttgattattccAATCGCACATAACAGTCCTTTTAAAAATTAcggagaataaaaaaaaataccgcaaacaaaatatatataatttgctcttaatttaaatagattacATAATGAGACTTAGTGCTATGTTCATCTGgagtatcaaatatttaatttgataagacAATGAACGATATACAAAGAGATTTGACAAACATTACTAgacattgaatatatttaatttataaagtttactttttaataaatgtatcgCAATTAAAATTACATCTTTGCCTTTACAATGGCATATagtattttgaaatttcattgcatataaatattagttacatGGTTTAGTacaagtgtatatatttttttaaataagccattaaaagtgaaaataaatatcagaataaacgtaatatttatcaatgtaGTCCATAATCTAACATATGTTAAATGGAATTACGACGtatcctttttaatattttaattctaatgaCAGTTCAAAAACTTTTCGAAGTAGGCAGTCAAAATTGACGTTGTTTACAATGTTgctaagataaaaaattaagtaaactaATGGTTAAATGAATATTCAGTCAACGCCTACAACTGTTCATAGCCTATGTTCGAATAATTttgctattaatataaataatatttttactataaatgaGACCACGCAAATGGAATGTTATgccgaaataatattaattaataattttttacaactacaaattttaatttattataactttaatttagtTAACGTATGTCTTATAACAATTTAACCggttttaaaagtttataagttttttatatatttgcaatatGGTTAATGGAAAAGAGAATtgattattactaaatatacaATTAGCTATCTAACGTCGCTATATTTATGCAAGACTAAATAGgcaacttaaaacaaaaataaaatgatatgtagttataaaatcaaaactacCGCTTCGTGTTCGACGGAAGATTTTTTAAGAATTCGAAAAATacactcaaaataattataacaatatttaattcatcTAGTAAAATTTTGGTCCATTACTGAACGCAAGTTTTAAGACGCACAATCACGCGTCGATTCTATATATCAATATCAAGTTTTATcgaaatagtttatatttgtttcatcttatattaatataattcattctaTTTCATACTAACGTATGTAAGAACTAGATTTTAGCTCTGCACAAATTGTTTCAGAAATATCATGAACCGTTATACAATTGCTAGAAATATTTTAGTgcatatagaatatttataattttcttgttaatatagttttaatttgtgGAATTTAGTCAAATATAGGCCTTCATATTAAACATTTGTCATCGTTTCATATTATATGCGGGAGTCTCTTAGGATAAACTTTTCAACTCGTCCTACAAGCGATCATTCTCCTAATGTCTCTACTTTCGACTAACTAATACGCCATAGAATCCAGGACGCCACACCATTTAATGGCATAGAGCTTagacacatatgtatatgtgtataagcACATATCATGTCATATATACCATTGTCGATTATCTTGAACATGATGATAAAAGTCAATATTAATGATACTATATTTATGATCAAGGATATAGAGGCCTAGATACCTTGGGAGGACGAATTACTTGAGTTTCTTGGACAGAGctctttatatatagaaaagagTACTGTTTAAATCAAACAATGGTAGTATCGCCCCACTAAATCGAACCCTCCCACGTCGGAGTATGGGTCTAGTAATTAACTCTTCACTATACAAGCAATATGATTGGATCAAGATTCTCTCGGACGACCAAGGAACACCTTGACATACGTGTTGCACCGTCCTCATAGCAGGTATGTCGGTCGCGGAAATGCTAcactatataatatgatattgctACCTCTACACAAAACCCAGCGAGATGTGAAGAGACTAGAATCCACTCGGGGCAAACCATCGATATCTCTAAAAACCCCCAATAAGCCCACAAGGATatcttatgaaaaaaaaaaacattcaataaatgtaatgagtgtttataaataacagtTATTAACGAATGATCGTGACATGAATATGATTCTACATAACCTACAACACACGTACACAATATGTGTAAATAGAAACAttctaataattatacttttaaaatatttcacaatttaCTTTGAAACGAGCTATTGGGATCTGACTTATGGGCGGAGCTTAATTAACATGGCCGACATTCATGTGAGTGAGATGCACTATTCTTTCTATCACCGAATTTTCTAACAACCTATGCGCGTGTAGGCGCTTCCTTGTGGCCATGGggcataaattaattttgagatGTTGCAtttgttatgttaaatatagttattgcctatacttaatatacttaaaaaaaatgctgtGTCCTCCTCTAtcaaatgtcaaaacaataatgatcGAAAGAGCAAAACagttaactaaacagccgctaagcgaCGTT
Protein-coding sequences here:
- the LOC126781001 gene encoding ragulator complex protein LAMTOR5, producing the protein MEKELDKVVEEIMSTPNVSGCLVADHQGLCLASKGTAHVDSAGLIVALSEQACKIQPNLKPPTVCLETDTKTCLIQRHGTITGAVFKQRA